Proteins encoded by one window of Pseudonocardia alni:
- a CDS encoding FAD-dependent oxidoreductase: MSTPQVPAPRPHRIAVIGSGPSGLYTAEALLAGDPSVHVDVIDRLPAPYGLVRYGVAPDHVKMKSVIRALVRTFDDSDRVRFLGNVHVGPGGIPGEALREHYHAVVHATGSAVDRDLGVPGEDLAGSVGSGAFVSWYCGHPDAVGPGPLLDRPGVVVVGAGNVAVDVARVLARPADDLAATDAHDAVLDALRASAVTDVHVLVRRDPLHVKFTPAELRGLGGLDDVDVVVHDDGLLAADVAEPEERRMRQNIEMLTAWARRSSTGAPRRIHLRFLRSPVRLVDDGTGRVGAVEIERNALGDDGRVRGTGERETLEAGLVVRAIGYAGEPIEGLPFDAATGTVPHEAGRVLLGGEPVRGSYVAGWIKRGPTGVIGTNKGDGAQTAESVLADLPALSTPPRPGGVAVVERMRSYGVDPVLWEDWLRLDAAELALGERRGGTDRVKIADRAEMLDAARSRSSRS; the protein is encoded by the coding sequence GTGTCGACCCCGCAGGTCCCCGCCCCACGACCCCACCGGATCGCCGTCATCGGGTCCGGACCGTCCGGCCTGTACACGGCCGAGGCGCTGCTGGCGGGTGACCCGTCGGTGCACGTCGACGTGATCGACCGGCTGCCCGCGCCCTACGGTCTGGTCCGGTACGGCGTCGCCCCCGACCACGTGAAGATGAAGTCGGTCATCCGCGCGCTGGTGCGGACCTTCGACGACAGCGACCGCGTCCGGTTCCTCGGCAACGTCCACGTCGGCCCCGGCGGTATCCCGGGGGAGGCGCTGCGGGAGCACTACCACGCCGTCGTGCACGCCACCGGCAGCGCGGTCGACCGCGACCTCGGCGTCCCGGGGGAGGACCTCGCGGGCTCGGTCGGGTCCGGTGCGTTCGTGTCCTGGTACTGCGGGCACCCCGACGCGGTCGGTCCCGGCCCGCTGCTCGACCGCCCCGGCGTGGTCGTGGTCGGCGCGGGGAACGTCGCCGTCGACGTCGCGCGGGTCCTGGCCCGCCCCGCCGACGACCTCGCCGCCACCGACGCGCACGACGCGGTGCTCGACGCGCTGCGGGCGAGCGCGGTCACCGACGTGCACGTACTGGTCCGGCGCGACCCGCTGCACGTGAAGTTCACCCCCGCCGAGCTGCGCGGTCTCGGCGGCCTCGACGACGTCGACGTCGTGGTGCACGACGACGGCCTGCTCGCCGCAGACGTCGCCGAGCCGGAGGAGCGCCGGATGCGCCAGAACATCGAGATGCTCACCGCATGGGCCCGCCGGTCCTCCACCGGCGCGCCCCGGCGGATCCACCTGCGGTTCCTGCGGTCCCCGGTCCGGCTCGTCGACGACGGGACCGGCCGGGTCGGCGCCGTCGAGATCGAACGCAACGCCCTCGGCGACGACGGCCGGGTGCGCGGCACGGGGGAGCGGGAGACCCTGGAGGCGGGCCTGGTCGTGCGGGCCATCGGCTACGCGGGCGAGCCCATCGAGGGGCTGCCGTTCGACGCGGCCACCGGCACCGTCCCGCACGAGGCCGGACGGGTGCTGCTCGGCGGGGAGCCGGTGCGCGGCAGCTACGTGGCCGGGTGGATCAAGCGGGGCCCGACCGGGGTGATCGGCACCAACAAGGGCGACGGCGCGCAGACCGCGGAGTCGGTGCTGGCCGACCTGCCTGCCCTGTCAACGCCGCCGCGGCCGGGCGGCGTCGCCGTCGTCGAGCGGATGCGCTCCTACGGCGTCGACCCCGTGCTGTGGGAGGACTGGCTGCGTCTCGACGCCGCCGAGCTCGCCCTGGGGGAGCGGCGCGGCGGCACCGACCGGGTCAAGATCGCCGACCGGGCGGAGATGCTCGACGCCGCCCGCAGCCGCAGCTCACGGTCGTAG
- a CDS encoding response regulator transcription factor — MLVYSHRPEVRESIIEAVGRRPAPDVGRVRWVEAAGIAEVLAACDAGEADLLVLDGEAQPTGGMGVAKQLRHEIVDCPPIVLTVRRRDDRWLATWSEADAVLVHPLDPIEAAEVVAQVLRDHRPGTLTPQQ; from the coding sequence GTGCTGGTCTACAGCCACCGCCCCGAGGTCCGCGAGAGCATCATCGAGGCGGTCGGGCGCCGGCCCGCGCCGGACGTGGGCCGGGTGCGCTGGGTGGAGGCGGCCGGCATCGCCGAAGTCCTCGCGGCCTGCGACGCCGGTGAGGCCGACCTGCTGGTCCTCGACGGCGAGGCTCAGCCGACCGGCGGGATGGGCGTGGCCAAGCAGCTGCGTCACGAGATCGTCGACTGCCCCCCGATCGTGCTGACCGTCCGCCGCCGGGACGACCGCTGGCTCGCCACCTGGTCGGAGGCGGACGCCGTGCTCGTGCACCCGCTCGACCCGATCGAGGCGGCCGAGGTCGTCGCGCAGGTCCTGCGCGACCACCGGCCCGGCACCCTGACCCCGCAGCAGTAG
- the trpD gene encoding anthranilate phosphoribosyltransferase, whose product MSAPTWPSVIGRLMRGEDVTADEATWAMGQVFAGEATPAQLAGFLVALRAKGETPAEISGMADAMLAHALRVHVPGRSVDVVGTGGDQAHTVNISTMAAIVVAAAGAPVVKHGGRAASSQCGTADVLEELGVAIELTPSAVERCAAELGIAFCFAQSFHPAMRYAGAVRRELGVPTAMNLLGPLSNPAQPETGLIGCADPRHAATMAEVFARRGKSVLVVRGDDGLDELTTTGRSTVWISDGGTVREERLDPADLGVGVATAEDLRGGTRQVNAAVVRDLVAGKTGPVRDAVLLNAAGALAAHRGVGADLTASVGAALDAVAEAVDSGAAAGLLVRWAALSTELASA is encoded by the coding sequence GTGAGCGCACCCACCTGGCCCTCCGTGATCGGCCGCCTGATGCGCGGCGAGGACGTGACCGCCGACGAGGCGACCTGGGCGATGGGTCAGGTCTTCGCCGGCGAGGCGACCCCGGCGCAGCTCGCCGGATTCCTCGTGGCGCTGCGCGCGAAGGGTGAGACGCCCGCGGAGATCTCCGGCATGGCCGACGCGATGCTGGCCCACGCGCTGCGGGTGCACGTGCCCGGGCGCTCGGTCGACGTCGTCGGCACCGGCGGGGACCAGGCGCACACGGTGAACATCTCCACGATGGCGGCGATCGTCGTCGCGGCGGCGGGTGCGCCGGTGGTCAAGCACGGCGGGCGCGCGGCGTCGTCGCAGTGCGGGACGGCCGACGTGCTGGAGGAGCTGGGCGTCGCGATCGAGCTGACCCCGTCCGCGGTCGAGCGGTGCGCCGCGGAGCTGGGGATCGCGTTCTGCTTCGCGCAGTCCTTCCACCCCGCCATGCGCTACGCCGGCGCGGTCCGTCGCGAGCTCGGCGTCCCGACCGCGATGAACCTGCTCGGGCCGCTGTCCAACCCGGCCCAGCCGGAGACCGGCCTGATCGGCTGCGCCGACCCCCGGCACGCCGCGACGATGGCCGAGGTCTTCGCCCGGCGCGGCAAGTCGGTACTGGTGGTGCGCGGCGACGACGGGCTCGACGAGCTGACCACCACCGGGCGCAGCACCGTCTGGATCAGCGACGGCGGCACCGTGCGCGAGGAACGGCTCGACCCGGCCGACCTCGGGGTCGGCGTGGCCACCGCCGAGGACCTGCGCGGCGGCACCCGGCAGGTCAACGCCGCCGTCGTCCGCGACCTGGTGGCCGGCAAGACCGGGCCGGTGCGCGACGCCGTGCTGCTCAACGCCGCCGGGGCGCTCGCCGCGCACCGCGGGGTCGGTGCGGACCTCACCGCGTCGGTCGGGGCGGCGCTCGACGCCGTCGCCGAGGCGGTGGACTCCGGTGCGGCCGCGGGCCTGCTGGTCCGCTGGGCCGCGCTCTCGACCGAGCTCGCGTCGGCCTGA
- a CDS encoding Lrp/AsnC family transcriptional regulator, with the protein MITAIVLVHTAADRIPETAQAIADLDGVSEVYSCAGDVDLIAIVKVREHEQLADVIASRLSRIDGVVGTDTHIAFRSYSKADTDAAFAIGLD; encoded by the coding sequence GTGATCACCGCGATCGTCCTGGTGCACACCGCCGCCGACCGGATCCCCGAGACCGCGCAGGCCATCGCGGACCTCGACGGCGTGTCGGAGGTCTACTCGTGCGCCGGTGACGTGGACCTGATCGCGATCGTCAAGGTGCGCGAGCACGAGCAGCTCGCCGACGTGATCGCCAGCCGGCTCAGCCGGATCGACGGCGTCGTCGGGACCGACACCCACATCGCGTTCCGGTCCTACTCCAAGGCCGACACCGACGCCGCGTTCGCCATCGGGCTCGACTGA